One genomic window of Cellulophaga sp. Hel_I_12 includes the following:
- a CDS encoding DUF3298 and DUF4163 domain-containing protein encodes MKIQILFLLLLISVMGCKNKEEVAYVPLNYESDPCIDCATVAIAIFEFNKETDLGIAVNTALRKEIVRQLNFEGNAENASIEEAIAAFKKEFQDLRDMYPEESIDWEAIIKSEITYENKDVLTIQLDTYIFTGGAHGHSTLRFLNFNKKKNELFENWELFKEIDDFEHFAETKFKIQEDIPQNSEINSTGFMFEGERFYLPNNLGFTKKGVQLIYNQYEIASYADGPIFMTLPYTEIESFLSVKILPKSL; translated from the coding sequence ATGAAGATACAAATACTTTTCTTACTTCTTTTAATCAGTGTCATGGGTTGTAAAAATAAAGAAGAAGTAGCTTACGTTCCCTTAAACTATGAGAGCGACCCGTGTATAGACTGTGCGACGGTAGCTATTGCTATTTTTGAGTTTAACAAGGAAACAGATTTAGGAATTGCAGTTAACACTGCGTTGCGAAAAGAAATTGTACGCCAATTAAATTTCGAAGGAAATGCAGAAAATGCGAGTATTGAAGAGGCCATTGCGGCGTTTAAAAAAGAGTTTCAGGATTTAAGGGATATGTATCCAGAAGAGAGCATAGATTGGGAGGCTATTATTAAAAGTGAAATAACCTATGAAAACAAAGATGTATTAACCATTCAATTAGACACTTATATTTTTACGGGTGGGGCTCACGGCCATTCTACATTGCGCTTTTTAAACTTTAATAAAAAGAAAAACGAATTGTTCGAAAATTGGGAGCTTTTTAAAGAAATAGATGATTTTGAGCATTTTGCCGAAACCAAATTTAAAATTCAAGAAGATATTCCACAAAATAGTGAAATTAATAGCACTGGTTTCATGTTTGAAGGTGAGCGTTTTTATTTGCCAAATAACCTAGGATTCACAAAAAAAGGGGTACAATTAATTTACAATCAATATGAAATTGCTTCCTATGCCGACGGCCCAATTTTTATGACCCTACCTTATACTGAGATTGAGTCCTTTCTTTCTGTAAAAATCCTTCCCAAGTCTTTATAA
- a CDS encoding DinB family protein, whose product MEKLFNITLQNRKILYKFLKDTPRAQLLEIPEGYRNNIWWNIAHVVVTQQILVYKLSGLPMRISNELVDKFMKGTVPDGTATDEEFEAISGFLFSTIEWTQEDYEKGKFTTFNSYTTSVNITLDTVEDALAFNIYHEGIHLGAILSLFKMITTS is encoded by the coding sequence TTGGAAAAGCTATTTAATATCACCTTACAGAACAGAAAAATACTGTATAAATTTCTTAAAGACACACCAAGAGCGCAATTACTTGAAATCCCAGAGGGCTATAGAAATAATATTTGGTGGAACATTGCCCATGTGGTGGTGACTCAGCAAATTTTAGTCTATAAGTTAAGTGGTTTACCGATGCGTATTTCCAATGAATTAGTGGATAAATTCATGAAGGGAACGGTGCCAGATGGGACAGCTACGGATGAGGAATTTGAAGCTATTAGTGGTTTTTTGTTTTCGACGATAGAATGGACGCAAGAAGATTATGAAAAAGGAAAATTTACGACCTTTAATTCATACACTACAAGTGTGAATATAACCTTAGATACTGTTGAAGACGCCTTGGCTTTTAATATTTATCATGAAGGCATTCATCTAGGCGCCATCTTATCTTTGTTTAAGATGATTACTACATCATAA
- a CDS encoding arsenate reductase family protein yields MKKIYHLSTCNTCQKIIKALEPLVDFVFQDIKTEAITPDQLEEMHALAGSYEALFSKRARLFREKGLHEKSLSEANYKALILEHYTFLKRPVVLVDDQIFIGNSAKVVAAAKLKIND; encoded by the coding sequence ATGAAAAAAATATACCATTTAAGTACATGTAATACATGTCAAAAAATTATTAAAGCCTTAGAACCTTTGGTCGATTTTGTATTTCAAGACATAAAAACAGAAGCTATTACTCCTGACCAATTAGAGGAAATGCATGCTTTAGCAGGTAGTTACGAAGCTTTATTCAGCAAAAGAGCTCGCTTATTCCGTGAAAAAGGACTTCATGAAAAGTCGCTATCCGAAGCTAATTACAAAGCATTAATTTTAGAACATTATACCTTTTTAAAACGACCTGTAGTCTTAGTAGATGATCAGATTTTTATAGGCAATAGTGCCAAAGTGGTAGCCGCAGCTAAACTTAAAATAAACGATTGA
- a CDS encoding DMT family transporter, with amino-acid sequence MNHRTLAIIAAFFATLIYGLNHTIAKEVMPTYVQPFGFIFLRVSGAALLFWAIAPFAPKQKIDRGDWWRILVCSIAGMVINMLAFFKGLQLSTPINSAVLVTITPIIVVVLSAFFIKEKITLSKGFGVLLGLIGAVTLILFGAESRIDAPNIPLGNFLFIVNATFYGTYLILVKKLIEKYHPFVLLKWLFTIAVIINFPISFSEVTAIEWSVLPVHIIGAIFFVILGTTFGTYLLNAFALTQLKASTIGAFVYLQPLIGVLFALFTGKDQLSGIKITAMGLVLLGVYLASKRPKPGA; translated from the coding sequence TTGAATCATAGAACGCTAGCTATAATAGCCGCTTTTTTTGCCACTTTAATCTATGGTTTAAACCACACGATTGCCAAAGAGGTTATGCCTACCTATGTGCAGCCTTTTGGATTTATTTTCCTTAGGGTTTCTGGTGCTGCCCTTTTATTTTGGGCCATCGCACCCTTTGCGCCCAAGCAAAAAATAGATCGTGGTGATTGGTGGCGCATCCTTGTCTGCTCCATCGCAGGTATGGTCATAAACATGCTAGCTTTTTTTAAAGGCCTACAACTGTCTACACCTATTAACAGTGCTGTTTTAGTGACCATTACCCCGATTATTGTCGTTGTCCTATCCGCATTTTTTATCAAAGAAAAAATAACCCTATCCAAAGGCTTTGGCGTTTTGTTAGGACTAATTGGCGCGGTAACCTTAATACTTTTTGGCGCAGAATCAAGGATAGATGCACCAAATATCCCACTCGGTAACTTTTTGTTTATCGTCAATGCTACATTTTATGGTACTTATTTAATTTTAGTTAAAAAATTAATTGAAAAATACCATCCCTTTGTGTTGTTAAAATGGTTGTTTACGATTGCTGTTATCATAAATTTTCCCATAAGTTTTTCTGAGGTAACTGCCATTGAATGGTCTGTTTTACCAGTACACATTATTGGTGCCATCTTTTTTGTTATTCTAGGAACAACCTTCGGAACCTATCTTTTAAATGCCTTTGCCTTAACACAGTTAAAGGCCTCTACAATTGGTGCATTTGTTTACCTACAACCTTTAATTGGAGTACTTTTTGCCTTATTTACAGGAAAAGATCAATTATCTGGCATTAAGATAACTGCCATGGGACTTGTACTTTTAGGGGTTTATTTAGCCAGTAAAAGACCTAAACCAGGTGCCTAG
- a CDS encoding thioesterase family protein has translation MYFKEFEIRWSDIDANRHLANSAYLNFMGHTRMSFLMELGFSQKALAEHQLGPVVFYEHIYYFKEAFLGKPVRVSLEIMGMSEDGKFFEFHHNLYDYQGNNFAHCEMMGAWMDLNTRNLTGLKGDFLKSLSSIKKGENFRMLTKEDTRKFSKKPRHLV, from the coding sequence ATGTATTTTAAAGAATTTGAAATTCGTTGGAGTGATATTGATGCAAATCGCCATTTGGCCAATTCGGCATACCTTAATTTTATGGGTCATACGCGAATGTCATTTTTAATGGAACTAGGTTTTAGCCAAAAGGCTTTAGCAGAACATCAACTAGGACCAGTAGTCTTTTACGAACATATCTATTATTTTAAAGAGGCTTTTCTAGGGAAACCAGTACGAGTTTCTTTGGAGATTATGGGGATGAGTGAGGATGGTAAATTTTTTGAATTTCATCATAATTTATATGATTATCAAGGAAACAATTTTGCCCATTGTGAAATGATGGGCGCTTGGATGGATTTAAATACTAGGAATTTAACAGGACTCAAGGGCGACTTTCTCAAGAGTTTAAGCAGTATTAAAAAAGGAGAAAATTTTAGGATGTTAACAAAAGAAGACACCCGTAAGTTCTCAAAAAAACCTAGGCACCTGGTTTAG
- a CDS encoding nitronate monooxygenase family protein, with amino-acid sequence MSQKASFINALSLPVVAAPMFLISGPELVIECCKNGIVGTFPALNQRTSEGFEEWLVQIKTTLATFEKETGKKAAPFGVNLIVHQTNPRLEADLKLCIKHKVPLIITSLGAVSQVVDAIHSYGGLVFHDIIKKRHAEKAAEAGVDGLILVAAGAGGHAGTINPMTLVAEIKKFYHKTVLLSGCISTGRDIASAVQMGADLAYMGTRFINTNESKATDEYRNMIIKAGASDIVYTASISGVHANFLAASLMAAGITAEDLKKDVKIDFGKELDTEAKAWKTIWSAGQGVATIDNSISVTELVTSLKAEFKTAIEEQAKVLNTFPK; translated from the coding sequence ATGTCTCAAAAAGCAAGCTTTATTAACGCGTTATCACTTCCAGTAGTGGCAGCACCAATGTTCTTAATTTCTGGTCCAGAGCTAGTTATCGAGTGTTGCAAAAACGGAATTGTTGGTACTTTTCCTGCACTAAACCAACGTACAAGTGAGGGTTTTGAAGAATGGTTGGTTCAAATAAAAACCACATTAGCCACATTTGAAAAAGAGACAGGAAAAAAAGCAGCCCCTTTTGGAGTTAATTTAATTGTGCATCAAACAAACCCAAGATTAGAGGCGGATCTAAAATTGTGTATAAAACATAAAGTGCCTTTAATTATTACCTCTTTGGGTGCTGTTTCTCAAGTTGTGGATGCCATTCATAGTTACGGAGGCTTAGTTTTTCATGATATCATTAAAAAAAGGCATGCGGAAAAAGCCGCAGAGGCTGGTGTTGACGGATTAATTTTGGTAGCTGCTGGAGCAGGCGGACATGCAGGCACAATAAACCCTATGACCTTAGTGGCAGAGATTAAAAAATTCTATCATAAAACCGTACTGCTCTCTGGTTGTATTAGCACAGGAAGAGATATCGCTTCGGCTGTACAAATGGGTGCAGACCTTGCCTACATGGGTACACGATTTATAAACACAAATGAAAGTAAGGCTACTGACGAATATCGAAATATGATTATCAAGGCTGGCGCAAGCGATATTGTGTATACCGCATCTATTTCAGGGGTGCACGCAAACTTTTTAGCTGCTAGTTTAATGGCCGCCGGGATCACAGCGGAAGATCTAAAGAAAGATGTAAAAATAGATTTTGGTAAAGAATTAGATACCGAAGCCAAAGCATGGAAAACTATTTGGTCAGCAGGGCAAGGCGTTGCAACTATTGACAATAGTATTTCGGTTACGGAGTTAGTTACTAGTTTAAAAGCTGAGTTTAAAACGGCTATTGAAGAGCAAGCCAAAGTGTTAAATACATTTCCGAAATAA
- a CDS encoding YheT family hydrolase has protein sequence MPLIASKYKPPLLFKNGHLSTIYAGVFRKVDALVQKRERITLPDSDFLDLDWSFGNLPSKKVTIILHGLEGNAQRPYIAGSAKQFNLHNIDVCAVNFRGCSGEANRLFRSYHSGATEDLEAVIQHILKTKDYQEIYLHGFSLGGNLALKYLGERQILHPAIKGAVAVSVPCDLHDSLQQLLLPKNALYAHRFKKRLLEKLHIKQELFPDKISITDISKIKNLKDFDDVYTSRAHGFKNALDYYTKASCLPFLKNISIPTLIINSKNDSFLGKECYPYKEAAENDHLFLEIPKYGGHVGFFGKDNTSYTEKRAVNFLFERNLKH, from the coding sequence ATGCCACTTATTGCATCAAAATATAAACCTCCTCTTTTATTTAAAAATGGACATTTAAGTACCATTTATGCTGGTGTTTTCCGAAAGGTTGATGCCCTTGTTCAAAAAAGGGAGCGAATTACCTTACCAGATTCTGATTTTCTTGATTTAGATTGGAGTTTTGGAAATCTGCCATCGAAAAAAGTAACTATTATTTTACATGGTTTAGAAGGCAACGCACAACGCCCTTATATTGCAGGAAGCGCCAAACAGTTTAATCTTCATAATATTGATGTTTGTGCTGTTAATTTTAGAGGATGTAGTGGCGAAGCTAATCGTTTGTTTAGATCCTACCATTCTGGAGCTACAGAGGATTTAGAAGCCGTTATTCAACACATTTTAAAGACCAAAGATTATCAAGAAATTTACTTACATGGATTTAGTTTAGGTGGAAATTTAGCATTAAAATACCTAGGTGAACGCCAAATACTCCACCCAGCAATAAAAGGCGCTGTTGCTGTTTCAGTTCCTTGTGATTTGCATGATTCCTTACAACAGTTGTTACTTCCTAAAAATGCACTTTATGCCCATCGATTTAAAAAGCGTTTACTCGAAAAATTACATATAAAACAAGAATTATTTCCAGATAAAATTTCAATTACCGACATTTCAAAAATTAAGAATTTAAAAGATTTTGACGATGTTTATACGAGTCGAGCACATGGTTTTAAAAATGCTTTAGATTATTATACCAAGGCTAGTTGTTTGCCATTTTTGAAAAATATTAGTATTCCAACGCTTATCATCAACAGTAAAAACGATTCCTTTCTGGGTAAAGAATGTTATCCGTACAAGGAAGCAGCCGAAAATGACCATTTATTTTTAGAAATTCCTAAGTATGGCGGTCACGTTGGATTTTTTGGAAAAGACAATACAAGTTATACCGAAAAAAGAGCTGTAAATTTTTTATTTGAGCGCAACTTAAAGCACTAG
- a CDS encoding cytochrome c, with translation MKKIIGILSLSLLLASCGEKKEEKKAGFEMNRAKTEKKATVETKVDVPVDMDNQGVGPYKNIEFPTTIDADLAAKGEIKYNAVCTACHMPEKRMIGPALAGVYERRSAAWVMNMLKNPDEMLKEDPIAKALLKEYNNAIMLNNNLTDDETRAVAEYLRTL, from the coding sequence ATGAAAAAAATAATTGGAATTTTAAGTCTCAGCTTATTATTGGCAAGTTGTGGTGAAAAAAAAGAAGAGAAAAAAGCAGGTTTTGAAATGAACCGTGCCAAAACTGAAAAGAAGGCAACTGTTGAGACTAAGGTTGATGTTCCTGTGGACATGGACAATCAAGGTGTTGGTCCGTATAAAAACATTGAGTTTCCTACTACTATTGATGCTGATTTAGCAGCAAAAGGTGAAATTAAATACAATGCCGTCTGTACCGCTTGCCACATGCCAGAAAAACGCATGATTGGTCCGGCATTAGCTGGAGTTTACGAAAGAAGAAGTGCTGCTTGGGTAATGAATATGTTGAAAAATCCGGATGAAATGCTAAAAGAAGATCCGATTGCGAAGGCATTATTAAAAGAGTATAACAACGCCATTATGCTCAATAACAACTTAACAGACGATGAAACAAGAGCTGTTGCGGAGTATTTGAGAACACTATAA
- a CDS encoding SulP family inorganic anion transporter: MKKLLNLFDFKQKVDYKTEILSGLTVALALVPEAIAFALIPGFSPLTGLYAAFVLALITSIFGGRPGMISGATGAVAVIFIGLILELKRNFPGITPETILNYVFATVIIAGVLQILAGVLRLGKFIRLVPHPVMFGFVNGLAIIIFMAQFPNFYIKDTTDLLPWPSFFMMLGLTIVTMAIIWGLPKLTKAVPSTLVAIVIVSALVIGFNIDTLTVAGIMKEGQTIKGGFPPLSIPNIPLTFESFKIIFPFAAIVAGVGLIESLLTLNIIDEITDTRGSGNKECVAQGSANILSGFLSGMGGCAMIGQSLINTSSGARARLSGITAAVMLLVFIMFGSSLIERLPMAALVGLMFMVAIGTFEWASFKTFKKMPNSDVIVMVLVTLITAITHNLAIAVLLGVIISALMYSWENAKRIRARKSVDANGVKTYEIYGPLFFGSTTAFTEKFDVPNDPEEIIIDFRESRVADMSGIEALNKLTERYRKVNKKVHLKHLSKDCLKLLENADAIIDVNVLEDPTYKVVADRFK, from the coding sequence GTGAAAAAGCTCCTTAATTTATTCGATTTTAAACAAAAAGTAGATTATAAAACCGAAATCCTTTCGGGCTTAACGGTAGCTTTGGCCTTAGTTCCCGAGGCTATTGCTTTTGCATTAATACCGGGTTTTTCTCCTTTAACAGGTCTTTACGCAGCCTTTGTTCTGGCCTTAATCACCTCGATATTTGGTGGTCGTCCAGGGATGATATCTGGTGCGACTGGCGCGGTAGCTGTAATTTTTATAGGTTTAATTTTAGAATTAAAACGAAACTTTCCGGGCATCACTCCTGAAACTATTTTAAATTATGTATTTGCGACCGTTATTATAGCTGGGGTTTTACAAATTTTAGCAGGTGTTTTGCGTTTGGGTAAATTTATACGGCTAGTACCACATCCGGTAATGTTCGGCTTTGTGAATGGGTTGGCGATTATTATTTTTATGGCACAATTCCCTAATTTTTATATAAAAGATACCACAGATTTATTGCCATGGCCATCATTTTTCATGATGTTAGGACTTACCATTGTTACCATGGCTATTATTTGGGGATTGCCAAAGCTAACAAAGGCGGTTCCGTCAACTTTAGTAGCCATTGTGATAGTTTCGGCCTTAGTGATTGGCTTTAATATCGATACTTTAACCGTGGCAGGAATTATGAAAGAAGGGCAAACCATCAAAGGTGGTTTTCCACCACTTTCTATTCCAAATATTCCTTTGACTTTTGAATCGTTTAAAATAATTTTTCCCTTTGCGGCTATCGTTGCGGGTGTAGGGCTTATTGAAAGTTTATTGACACTGAATATAATTGATGAAATTACAGATACACGCGGTAGCGGTAATAAAGAATGTGTAGCACAGGGTTCGGCCAATATACTTTCAGGTTTTTTATCAGGAATGGGTGGTTGTGCCATGATTGGTCAAAGTTTAATCAATACCTCCTCTGGAGCAAGAGCGCGTTTATCAGGAATTACAGCTGCGGTCATGTTATTGGTATTTATCATGTTTGGTTCAAGTTTAATAGAGCGATTACCGATGGCGGCCTTAGTAGGTTTAATGTTTATGGTGGCCATTGGCACTTTTGAATGGGCGAGTTTTAAAACATTTAAAAAAATGCCTAATTCTGATGTTATTGTGATGGTACTGGTTACCTTAATAACCGCTATTACGCACAACTTAGCTATCGCGGTTTTGTTAGGGGTAATTATATCAGCCTTAATGTATTCGTGGGAAAATGCAAAACGCATTCGCGCTCGTAAAAGTGTAGATGCTAACGGTGTTAAAACTTACGAAATTTACGGGCCATTATTTTTTGGTTCTACCACGGCGTTTACGGAAAAGTTCGATGTTCCTAACGATCCAGAAGAAATAATTATTGATTTTAGAGAGAGCAGAGTAGCAGATATGTCTGGTATTGAAGCCCTGAATAAACTCACCGAACGTTACAGAAAAGTCAATAAAAAGGTGCATTTAAAGCACTTAAGTAAGGATTGTTTAAAGCTCTTAGAAAATGCGGATGCCATTATTGATGTCAATGTTTTAGAAGATCCAACCTATAAGGTCGTTGCGGATAGGTTCAAGTAG
- a CDS encoding lipocalin family protein gives MKIKTLLLISTLFLCTITSCSPRMVGTWKVTKFETISPGEQNVTLQNIGTITFKGNNKGEKELNYEVMGIKRNDVQPFTWNTAENYITIDSKDSEVAKTWIFIENKKKRQVWKSTDGGKKIQSLVLEKK, from the coding sequence ATGAAAATAAAAACTTTACTACTTATTAGTACGCTATTCCTATGTACCATTACGTCATGTTCACCCCGAATGGTAGGCACATGGAAGGTTACAAAATTTGAAACGATTAGCCCTGGAGAACAAAATGTAACACTGCAAAATATAGGTACGATAACATTTAAAGGGAATAATAAAGGTGAAAAAGAATTGAACTATGAGGTCATGGGAATTAAGCGAAATGACGTACAACCATTTACTTGGAACACGGCTGAAAACTATATTACGATAGACAGCAAAGATTCTGAAGTTGCAAAAACCTGGATTTTTATTGAAAACAAAAAAAAGCGACAAGTTTGGAAATCTACAGATGGTGGTAAAAAAATTCAAAGTCTCGTATTAGAAAAAAAATAG